In a genomic window of Urocitellus parryii isolate mUroPar1 chromosome 2, mUroPar1.hap1, whole genome shotgun sequence:
- the Csta gene encoding cystatin-A: protein MIPGGLTEAKPATEEIQEIANEVKPQLEEKTNESYEQFEAVEYKTQVVAGINYYIKVRVGDDTYMHLKVFKGLPGQNEKLVLTGYQTNKSKDDELTGF from the exons ATGATACCTGGAGGCTTGACTGAGGCCAAACCTGCCACTGAAGAAATCCAGGAGATTGCTAATGAG gttaaACCACAgcttgaagaaaaaacaaatgagtCTTATGAACAATTCGAAGCTGTAGAGTACAAAACTCAAGTAGTGGCTGGAATAAATTACTACATTAAG GTGCGAGTAGGTGATGATACTTATATGCACTTGAAAGTATTCAAAGGTCTTCCTGGACAAAATGAGAAGTTGGTACTTACTGGTTACCAGACTAACAAAAGCAAGGATGACGAACTGACTGGCTTTTAG